The region GAACAATGACAATCGATCCACCCACAACAGCCGCCCGGTTGCGGATCAGGCGACGAAACGCATCCACCCACAAGTTCTCACGCTTTTGGGTAAGGGTTGTATTCGCGCTGATAGCTCTCTGGCGTGCATTTACCGCTTCTTGGGTCATAATACCTCCATGCTTCCTTTACTCATACCGAATTCGCGGGTCAAGATAGGCATAAATGATATCCACCACCAAATTTGCAATCACTAAAAACACAGCATACAATAAAATCGTGCCCATAATGACCGGATAATCACGATTGGTGATGCTGGTGACAAAATACTTCCCCATTCCCGGAATTCCAAAAACCAGTTCTGTGACAAACGTACCGGTAACCAGGGCAGCAAACATCGGGCCCAGGATGGTTACCACAGGAATGAGAGAATTTTTCAAGGCGTGACGCGTAATCACCAGCCTCTCTTGCAGTCCTTTCGCTCGAGCAGTGCGGATGTAATCTTCTCGAATCGTTTGCAGAAGGCTGGCACGGGTGAGACGTGCAATCACGGCCGAACTGCCCAAGCCCAGGGCCACTGAAGGCATAATGGCAAAGCGGAAATAATCCCATCCCCATTGAGTAGGTAAAAAGCCAAGCAGATAAGGAGGCTTTGCCCCCCACCCCGTCGGGGGAAGCCATTTTAACGTCACTCCAAAAATCCAGATGAGCAAGGGCCCTAAGACAATTACCGGGACCGAAACCCCGAATATCGCCACACTCATGCTGAAATAATCCAGAATCGTATTTTGTTTCAATGCCGCAATAATACCCAGTGGCATACCGATGATCAGAGCCACCAGTAATGCCAGTGTGCCTAATTGAGCTGAGATTGGCAATTGTTGTCGGAAGATGTCATTAACCGTTCGGCTGCGGGACGCATAGGAAGGACCAAAGTTCATCCATCGTATCCACACCCCTCCGACTTTGGCATTGATGAGAAAATCATCTTCTAATGTACCCGCAGGTGGTTTCGTGGTCAGACGCGGTATAAAAACATCGTACAAATAATTCAAATACTGCTTCCATAAGGGGTCGTCTAAATGATAACGCTTCTCCAGATTCGCCATAATTTCTGGGGGTAGAGCTTTTTCGCGGTCAAAAGGACCACCTGGCACAGCGTGCATTAAGCCAAAGGTAATAAAAGACACCACAATAAGAACGACAACCAAGTAAATTAATCGGCGGGCGATGTAACGGCCCATTCACAACCTCCCATTGGATCAGGATGGGGAAGGTTCCCCTTCCCCATCCTCAATCACAAAGTTCTTGTTATTGAACAATATCCCATTTCTCGATGTGCTCCAAACCTCCCAAAACGGAGAAGGTCCGCTGGACATAGGGTTTGGTCACGGTCACACGAGTGTACCAGTAGATCGGGATCATCACAGCATCTTCGTAAACCAGAATCTGCTCTGCCTGGGCATACAGCTCAACGCGTTTTTGAGGATCGGTCTCTTTTGCTGCGTCAAGCACCAATTGGTTGAAGGTCTCGTTCACCCAGGAGACGCCTCCAACGCTCCCATCGGTATTGGGATTGGCAGAACCACCCGGATAGAAGACTTCGCGGATGAAATTGTTGGCATCGGGGTAGTCCTGGCACCAACCCAGGCGCCAGATCTGTGGAGTATCGGCGCCTTTGATGGTTTCAAGGTAAACCTTCCACTCCTGATTCACCAGTTTTACGTCCACACCCAGGACATCTTTCCACATTTGCTGAATGGCTTCAGCAATCTTCTGGTGACCCGAAGAGGTATTGAACATCAAGGTCAAATCGAGTTGGTCGGCGGTCAAGCCTTTTTCATCCAGATAGGATTGCAGTTCCGCTTTGGCTTTCTCTGGATCATACTTGACGCCCAGATCAGGATGGGTTTCCAGGGTTGGTGCACCAGCCAGGCCTGGGCGCGAGAACCACTGCGCCGGCTCTTGCTCGCCTTTGGTGACATTCGCAATCAAGCTCTCGCGGTCAATTGCCATTGACAGAGCCCGGCGGACACGGACATCGTCGACAATCGGTGCCTTGGTATTGAAACCATAGTAATAGGTGCACAGCACTGGAGCAATCGTCAGTTCGGCCGAGAGGGTCGGGTCAGCTTTAACCCGGTCAATATCTGCCAAAGGCACACCGGCAACATCCAGATTGCCGGCTTCATATTCGGCGAAGGCTGGCGCTTCATCCAGCATCGTCCAGGTTACTTCCTCGATTTTTGCTTCAGGGACGGACTCGCTGCCAACCCAGAAGGGATTCTTAACCAGGGTGATGTAGGAATCATGGACCCACTCTTTGAGCGTATAAGGTCCGTAGCCCTGGAAGAAACCGGTCTCCGTCCACCGATCTCCACGTGCCTCTGTACAATCATCCCCTTCGATGAGCCACTTTGGCTGGGCATGAGCAACCCACATGCCAGCAATGTTCAGGTTGTAGACTGCCTGATCCACAAAGGTGATCTCGAGGGTCGTCTCATCCAGTGCCTGAACAGCCACCGACTCAGGATCCTCGTTCTCGCCAGCGTTGTATTCGGAAGCACCTTTGATCGCAAAGGCCAAAACGTAGGCATAATCCGAGGCAGTCGCCGGGGCAAGGGTGCGCAGAATTCCGTATTCAAAGTCCATGGCTGTTACTTTGCGAGGATTGCCTTCACAATCGGTCACCTGAACGACCTCATTGCCATCATATTTCACCCAATAAACATCGTCGCGGAGCTTGAAGGTGACGGTCTGGGTGCCATCTTCATTGTTGACCACTTCCCATGAGGTCGCCATACCCGGCTCCAAAGCGGTTGTTTCCTCGTTCTGGCGAGTTAGCCCGACGGTGGTTAACTCAACAATTTGAACGGAGGAGGTATCGGTGGATAAAGCCGGGTCAATGGTAGGAATATCGCCAGGGCCCATATTCAGCCGCAAAGTCTTCGGACCGGCAGGTTGTTCCACCGGTTCCGGTGTTACAACGACCACCTGAGGTGTCCCCTGGACCTCGACAATAACGGTCTTAATGACCTCCTGCACCTGCGGAGCCTGGGGCTGGCAAGCCGCTAAGGCAATGCTCAGCACCATCAAAATTGCTACAAAAGTAAAGATTTTCGTCCTCATATACTCTTCTCCTCGAAATCAAATTTTGGTTTTCTTAACTCAAGCATAAAAATCTTGTTGCCGATCCTGTTATTTGATTTTGTACCACCTCCTTTCTAAAGAACTGCCTGGGAATATCGGCATCTTAATTTTACCCCAACTCTCCTGCAAAATGACAGGCTACAAAATGCCCGGGTTGGTATTCACGCCATTCGGGTTTTTCTTCGCTACACCGTTCTCTGGCATATTTACAACGCGTCCGGAAGCGGCAACCCGAAGGCGGATTAACCGGTGAGGGAACATCTCCTTCCAGAATAATGCGCCGTCTTTTTTCTTCAACGAAGGGGTCAGGGATTGGAACGGCAGAGAGTAAGGCCTGCGTATAAGGATGAAGCGGATTGGTGTAAAGCTCATTGCGGTCAGCCAGTTCCACCAGAATCCCCAGATACATAACCGCAACCCGATCACTGATATGGCGCACCATCGAGAGATCATGGGCAATAAACAAATACGTCAGGCCAAATTGATGCTGCAAATCTTCTAACAGATTCACGACTTGTGCCTGGATAGAAACATCCAGGGCAGAGATCGGTTCATCGCAGACGATCAGATCGGGCTGCAGAGCCAGGGCGCGGGCAACACCAATGCGCTGCCGCTGTCCGCCTGAAAATTCGTGCGGGTAGCGGTTAGAGAATGCAGGGTTGAGACCAACCAACTCTAATAATCGCTCAACTCGTTCCTGGATTTCTTTCCCCTTTGCAACGCCGTGAATCAATAAAGGTTCACCGATAATCTCACCAACCGTCATGCGAGGGTTTAGACTCGCATAGGGATCTTGAAAGATCATTTGCATGCGCCGGCGCATTTTGCGCAATTCATTTCCCTTTAGGGTTACCAAATCAACACCATCAAACAGGACTTGTCCGGCAGTCGGGCGGTAAAGCTGCAAAATTGTCCGTCCGGTGGTGGATTTTCCGCACCCCGATTCACCTACCAGCCCTAATGTCTCACCACGATGGATGTCGAAAGAAATATCATCTACGGCATGAACTGCCCCGATTTGCTTTTGAAA is a window of Anaerolineae bacterium DNA encoding:
- a CDS encoding Oligopeptide transport system permease protein OppB; the encoded protein is MGRYIARRLIYLVVVLIVVSFITFGLMHAVPGGPFDREKALPPEIMANLEKRYHLDDPLWKQYLNYLYDVFIPRLTTKPPAGTLEDDFLINAKVGGVWIRWMNFGPSYASRSRTVNDIFRQQLPISAQLGTLALLVALIIGMPLGIIAALKQNTILDYFSMSVAIFGVSVPVIVLGPLLIWIFGVTLKWLPPTGWGAKPPYLLGFLPTQWGWDYFRFAIMPSVALGLGSSAVIARLTRASLLQTIREDYIRTARAKGLQERLVITRHALKNSLIPVVTILGPMFAALVTGTFVTELVFGIPGMGKYFVTSITNRDYPVIMGTILLYAVFLVIANLVVDIIYAYLDPRIRYE
- a CDS encoding Oligopeptide ABC transporter, periplasmic oligopeptide-binding protein OppA → MRTKIFTFVAILMVLSIALAACQPQAPQVQEVIKTVIVEVQGTPQVVVVTPEPVEQPAGPKTLRLNMGPGDIPTIDPALSTDTSSVQIVELTTVGLTRQNEETTALEPGMATSWEVVNNEDGTQTVTFKLRDDVYWVKYDGNEVVQVTDCEGNPRKVTAMDFEYGILRTLAPATASDYAYVLAFAIKGASEYNAGENEDPESVAVQALDETTLEITFVDQAVYNLNIAGMWVAHAQPKWLIEGDDCTEARGDRWTETGFFQGYGPYTLKEWVHDSYITLVKNPFWVGSESVPEAKIEEVTWTMLDEAPAFAEYEAGNLDVAGVPLADIDRVKADPTLSAELTIAPVLCTYYYGFNTKAPIVDDVRVRRALSMAIDRESLIANVTKGEQEPAQWFSRPGLAGAPTLETHPDLGVKYDPEKAKAELQSYLDEKGLTADQLDLTLMFNTSSGHQKIAEAIQQMWKDVLGVDVKLVNQEWKVYLETIKGADTPQIWRLGWCQDYPDANNFIREVFYPGGSANPNTDGSVGGVSWVNETFNQLVLDAAKETDPQKRVELYAQAEQILVYEDAVMIPIYWYTRVTVTKPYVQRTFSVLGGLEHIEKWDIVQ
- a CDS encoding Oligopeptide transport ATP-binding protein OppF, translating into MTSSNGVLLSVRNLVKHFPITRGIIFQKQIGAVHAVDDISFDIHRGETLGLVGESGCGKSTTGRTILQLYRPTAGQVLFDGVDLVTLKGNELRKMRRRMQMIFQDPYASLNPRMTVGEIIGEPLLIHGVAKGKEIQERVERLLELVGLNPAFSNRYPHEFSGGQRQRIGVARALALQPDLIVCDEPISALDVSIQAQVVNLLEDLQHQFGLTYLFIAHDLSMVRHISDRVAVMYLGILVELADRNELYTNPLHPYTQALLSAVPIPDPFVEEKRRRIILEGDVPSPVNPPSGCRFRTRCKYARERCSEEKPEWREYQPGHFVACHFAGELG